A stretch of DNA from Candidatus Bathyarchaeia archaeon:
GGACCATGTATTCCATTAAACATGGTGCTAGCATAGGGCATCTCCGGTGATGGAGAACGCGTTTTAGTTTGTTGTTGCGTTTCTCTTTCCCCGGAGGTTTGTGGTGGGTGTGAATGAAATGGTGACATTGGGCATCTCAAATGTGCTGAAGAATTTGTGGAGGTTGGTTAGGCGTTGTTGTTAGTGCACATATCAGACCTTCACTGTGGTCCGAAGTTTAAGGAGGAAATGCTTCTGGAGGCCATCGACGAGATAAACGAGCTTACCCCAGAGGTTGTCATTGTAACTGGAGACTTGACAGAGGACGGCTTAATAGAGGAGTTCAGAGAAGCAAAAAGGTATTTGGCACTAATAAAGTGTAAGCACTTAATAGTTGGAAGCGGAAATCACGACGCCAGAACAACGGGATATCTCTTATTCCCAAAGTTTTTCGGAAATCCCTCATCACTAACGCAAGTTGACGACGTGTCCATCATAATGCTAAACTCTTCCAGACCAGACAGAGACGATGGCGAAATAGGCTATAACCAAGGCTTATGGATGAAAAGTCAACTGGAAAACTGCGTGAACAGCTTCAAAATTGTAGCCCTCCATCACCATTTAATTCCAGTTCCAGACACTGGCATGGAACGCAACATGGTTTCCGACGCTGGAGACTTTCTATGGACATTGACAAAGCACAATGTCAACCTAGTCTTATGTGGTCACCGCCACCGCCCATGGCTATGGACCCTTGGAAAGCTTATGATAATTCACGCTGGCACAGTTTCAACCAACAGGTTTAGAGGCTTCTACCAGAATACATACAACATCATCGAAATCGAGAAAAACGCAATCACGGCGAAACTAAAAGTTGTCGGAGGACAAGAATGCCCATTTGATAAACTGCCCATCGAAGCCCTAAGCCCAATAATTTAAAAATAAAAGCTTTCAAACTGCTTTCCAGTTATATAAGGCATGTTCCTCATATTCTCATGTAAAGTGGTGTTTCGCATCTTGCATAAAGAGGAGTTCAGCAGCTTCGACGTCGCCGCAGTTGTCCGCGAGTTAAAAAACGCCATTTTAAACGCTAGAGTCAGCAATATTTATCAAAAGGACGAAAAAACGTTAATTTTTAAGCTTCGAAAAGGCGAAAACATTCATAACCTTACATTGGAAGCTGGAAAACGTTTAAACCTAACCTCTTACGCGCTAGAGAAGCCCCTTGTTCCTCCAGCTTTTTGCATGGCTTTAAGAAAATTCCTCAGAAACAGCCTACTAAAAAATATTGAGCAGTACGAGTTTGAGAGAGTTGTTCTCTTCAAC
This window harbors:
- a CDS encoding metallophosphoesterase, producing the protein MHISDLHCGPKFKEEMLLEAIDEINELTPEVVIVTGDLTEDGLIEEFREAKRYLALIKCKHLIVGSGNHDARTTGYLLFPKFFGNPSSLTQVDDVSIIMLNSSRPDRDDGEIGYNQGLWMKSQLENCVNSFKIVALHHHLIPVPDTGMERNMVSDAGDFLWTLTKHNVNLVLCGHRHRPWLWTLGKLMIIHAGTVSTNRFRGFYQNTYNIIEIEKNAITAKLKVVGGQECPFDKLPIEALSPII